The sequence CTGAGCCCCATCTTGAAGAACAGGGGAGAGGGGGAACAAGGGGGAGCAATGAAGGGGGTCTAGGTATCTCGCCTGGCTCTTTAACTTGGGGACTGCATCAGGATTGCCTGAGGACACTTGTCAATGTCCAGGCCTGTCCTTGGAGGGGCTGGGCAGTGGCGCCCTGATGTCCACGTTTGCAGATTTTCCTAGGTGACTCATGCCCAGCTAGCCTGGGATGTCTGTCCCTGGCCACATTGGGGTTGCCCCAGACACTTCCTTTAATCACCCACATCTGAACTCTCATCTCAAGGATCTTGGTTCAGCAAAGGAGACAAAAACACATCTATGCAAGTCTACGTGAGGTGACCTATATTGAGGCTTAGGGGCCCACGGGAGCTCACAGGAGGGTCTGCAGGGCTGACCCTGCTTATACTGAAGGGTGAAGACAGAAGACCTAGTCTGTGGAGGGGCTggagcagggcctggggaggTGGCCAGGCACTCACTTCCCTTCGAACAAAGGGAGGTGGTTGATTCACCAACCTGCCTCCCAGGATGGCATTAAGCCCATGTGGGAAGACAGCAGGAATAAGCGGGGTGGCCGCTGGCTGGTCAGCCTCACCAAGCAGCAGCGCCACATTGAGCTGGACCACCTGTGGCTGGAGACAGTGAGTGGGGGGTTGGGCGggaggctgggtggggagggtTCCCAAGGGAAGGGGCTGGGCTGGTGTGGTAGCAGTGGTCTCAAGGATGGGGGGGGCAGTCTCTGTGCAAACCAGAAGGCCTCATCCTCCTCCTTTTCGGGTCCAGCTGCTGTGTCTCATCGGGGAGAGCTTTGGGGAGCACAGCCAGGAAGTGTGTGGGGCCGTCATCAACATCCGAGCCAAGGGGGACAAGATTGCTGTGTGGACACGAGAGGCAGAGAACCAGGAGGGTGTGCTACACATTGGGTGAGGGGTATCTCTGGCATAGGGTGGGGGCTGAGCCTCTTCTAGGGGAGAAGGTGGAAGGGGAATGGCTTGGCCTGCAAGAGAGACCTCTAGAATCCTCCATGctgtctctcccttctttcttccacAACTTGTGCAAAGGGTGTGGAGTGTAGATTTCCATCTATTTCTTGCAGACCTCTTTTCTTTTGCATGAGTCACATTTCGTGTTTCCACACGGGTAAGACACACACAACAAGAGTTACTGTGGCTGGAACCAGGGTAGGGGCTCTGGGCATAGGACCCATGGTCCCAGGTTAACTGCAGGACCTGCTGCTGACTGCctgtctcctttcctctcccactTACCTCCCAGGCGTGTCTACAAAGAGCGCCTGGGCCTCTCCACAAAGACCATCATTGGGTACCAGGCCCACGCAGACACAGCCACCAAGAGCAACTCCTTAGCCAAGAACAAATTTGTGGTGTGAGAGGACCCTGAGCCTCCCATTGCtgtgtgtatttatttctcaagggggctgggctgggctgagggaAGATGGCATGTTTCTCCCCTATCCTGGGGCTCAGGCCTAGGGGTGAGTAACCAACTTGAGAGCCCAGGGCAGTGGAAAGATGGAGAAAACCCTGGGCTTTTTAACCCTGGGGGGCTGGGTTGGATACAGTGTGGTGTGGTGAGTCACTGGTGGAGGAGGTGGGACAGCAAGTGGAAAGAGAACAGGAGAGAATCCTAGGATTCAGGACTAACTCCATGCCCCCCACCTTGGAAAGAAGTTAGGTGTTCTGAAGGCCAGTCTCTTccatttgggggagggggttcaAGGCCACTGACAGAGCTGGAGCTCAGGGACAAGAGTGGGGGCTCTGAGTGATCACTctgctttaaaaacttttatggGTTGCTTCTCATTAGATTTGTAGCCGTGGAGCCTATGCTTTATCCCACGCCTTCACTCAGTCAGCTGTGTGTGGGTCCCTAGAGCAGAGGGGTGGGGTTGATGAGGGCCTGGCCCAGGAGAGGTGATCAGGCCTTACTGTGGCTCTGCCAGAGGTGGATTAACCAGAAGGTGAAGCTTAAGCCCCTTTTTCTTCCTGttctaaataaatactttaaacaagattttttttttttaattcagtttttgtttaaagcaatttatttattttggctgtgctggatctttgttgctgcgtgggttTTCCTCTGAGTgtagcgggggctactctctggttgcagggcagaggcttctcactgcggtggcttcctTGTGGAGTATGGGCCCCAGGGCTCGCCcgcctcagtagctgcagctctggggctcaagagcacaggctctagttgtggtacacgaacttagttgctccgtggcatgtaggatcttcccagatcagggattgaacctgggtctcctgaattggcaggaggacatcactgagccagcagggaagcccaaagttggaattatttttaaagaggacTCTAAAATTCGCCCCCCTAAACCTTGGTCTGCTCCAGTCTTGCCTTGAGAGGGCTCATGTGAGACTCCCTTCAGTAACAAGGAGCCTGATCAAGGTAGACGCTGGTATGGGGAAGAGGGGTTAGACGGTGCGGGGCGGTGCTTCAACCACCAAAGGGGTTTGAACTGGGGACTGAGGTATATGCCCCCCAGCGAAACTgaaggggcagggaggagcaggCGCAGCTCTCACAAGACCCAGGTGTCATCCCGTCTGAGTTTGAACCAGtacagactgaactgaatttccgaGTGAAAAGCACTTCTGATTCGACTCCCCTGTAATAAAACGTCCTCCACGTGTGCTAAAAAACACCATCCATATAACTATTCTCTGTTCGCTCACCAACGTGGTCGTTACTTCTTTTCAGGGATGGGCACCGACCGCAAGGCCGGGGGTTGGGGTGGCGCTGGTACTGATCCTTGCGGTGTGGGGGGAACTGGGGGTCTTTAGTGCCTGTGACTTGCGGAGCTTTCAGCAAGCATCTGAGGTGGGTCCGAAGGACGCAGCAGCAGCCAGCGTAAGGGGCAGAGTCAGGCCTAGAGGCGGGGCTCCCAGGGGGCTGAGtcgggcagtggggaggggcccGGACTTGGGGTGGTGTGCCTGTATGGGGGCGGGGCCCGGAGGGGAACAGTCGGGAGGGGGCGGAGACAGACCCAGAGGCGGGGCTCCAAAGGGCACTGAGTGGGGCTTGGGGCGGAGCCTAGGGCGGGGCGGAATCAGGCATAGAGGAGGGGCTCTGAGTGGACCGAGCGGGGATTGTTCGAGCGCTGGGGGCGGTCCCTACGGGGCGGGCGGGGCCCGACGGGCTCTCTGTGTGGCCGCGGCCGTGAAGCCGCAGCCGCCGGGCTAGGCCCCGGGCGGCTCTAGCCCAGGGCGGCCCGCGGAGGGCCGGGCCCAGCCTCCGGGCCCGGTTGCCGGGCCGGCGTGCGGCCACTCACGATGCCCGGCAAGCACCAGCACTTCCAGGAACCCGAGGTCGGCTGCTGCGGGAAATACTTCCTGTTTGGCTTCAACATCGTCTTCTGGGTGAGCGCGGGGTGGGTTCTGGGCCCTGTGCTGGGGGTGGCGGAAGGAGGAGGCTCAGTCCCCTACTAGGGGGAGACACTCTTTGCCACAAGGCCTTGGGACCGTCCCCTAacttcttcctccccttcccacctccacgCCCACCCTCTGGAGCACCTGAGGGAATTAGAGAGGCCCGGATTGCAGGGAGCGGGTCCCAGCCACTGCGGTAGTAGGATGCGGAGGGGTAGTCTTCCGGGGTCTTTTCAGGGCTCAGCGGAGAAATGGGAGGTGTTTCGGTGAAGACCCCGCGGCCCTGCTTGGTGCGGGTGCTCTCCCTCTCTTACCCTGAGGTGTAAGGGGTCCAGGGAGCCCCACCTCTGGTTTTGCCGATAGGGAGGAAAGCCTCCGCGAAGGGCTGGATTCCCTCTCCAGCCCTCTTACCGCTCCAGTACCTGGGCCTACCGCTTCGCCTTAAGCCCTTATAAAGAGGTGGGGGGGCGAGGGGCGCGGGAATAGGTAAAACTCCCACCCACAAACTAAGAGGCTTGCAGGCAAGGAGGACAGTCGCCCTAGTTCTCAGCTGAGGACAAGGGGATATTCCCTAATGAAAGGCCAGGAGAGCTGGCCTTGGGGAACAGAATTCAGCATTCCACAGCTGAGCAAAGGGAGGTGTCAGGGCCAGGCTGTCcctgtctggagaagggaactgctggTGCCCCTCCCAGGGTGGAGGGTTGCCAAgtcatctttcccttctccctcccccatcccatctctccaaGGCTACTTGCTGACTCTTCAGCCTCTACTCCTGACGCCTTGGTCAGAATGTCAGGCCCACTCAGTTTTGTTTAGCAGGAATCAGTGGCACTGCCCTCTGCCCACAAGCTGCTCCGGCAGTGTGGGTGTCCTTTGGCCCCTGCAGTGCCACAGCCTCAAGAGTGTGGGCCATGTGCAGAGAGCTGGTCTGGTGGGAAAGTCTGGGGCTCTAGTTGTCTCGGGCCTAGCTGTGAGACAgtgggcaagtcacttctctctgggcttcagcttCCCTAACAGGGAGTGGGGGATGATGAAGCCTGCTCCTCAGGGCTGTTAGGCAGATGACATGAGTTATAACTTACTGTATTCTCCCAGTCACTTTAATTATATCTACATTTTATAGGTGAAggaagaggcacagagaggttaagtcatgtaacccagagtcacacagccaggaagtgcAGAGCCACGGTGGCAGCTCAGTGGGCAGTAGGTGGAGGTGAGGCTGAGCACTGAGCAGAGGGAGCCGCCAGATGTCAgcggcggtgggggtggggggagcgagACATGAGAGACCCAGGCTTGTTCCAGGGTTCCCCAGGATGGGACAGAAAGTGTGAAaggccccagggctggggcagagtTTGAGTTTCATGCTGAGGGCAGTGGGGATGGATTTGTTTTAGTTTCTGTATTAGAGGCAGATCTGCCTGACTGCCATGGGCAAGGAGACCAGGGAGGCAGGCTAGGGCAAAGGAGGGGTGATGGCGGGTGGACGAGGTGAGGAAGGTTTCAGGGGAGGTTATCAGGCTGAGTTGACAGGACTGGCCCAGAGCACCCTGCGGTGTCTGGCTTGATGTCTTCAGTTTGTCCCGTGCACCACCAACCATGATCTTACCTCTGGGCCTTTGCCAGTACTTCCGCCCGAAATTCAGTACTTCCGCCTGAAATTCAGTACTTCTACCTAGAATTCAGTACTGcctgaaattgttttcttttcaatgCCCTGTTTCATCATTCAGGCCTCAGCTAAAATGTCACCATGCTCCCTAACTGAAACATGctccgccaccaccaccaccaccctatcACTTCCCATCACATCACCctgtttgattttctttaaagGCTCTGTTGGTATCTGAAACTACCTTGTTTGCTCACTGTGGGTTTCCCCCACTGGAGTGTAAACTCCATGAAGGCTGAGAGCTCATGTGCCCTTTTCACTGATGTATTTCGGTGCATGACATGGAGCCTGGCACTCAGAGGCTTTTGCAGCAGGCAGGTGGACTAAGGGCTCTAGAGCCAGAGAGAGGTTTGCGTGGAGATTGGGAGATTGCCAGTGTCATGATGAGGTGAAAGATGAGTTTGAGAAGAAGAAGGGTAGGTTGGAGGTTGAGGTTGGAACCTGGTGGAGGAGGGGTTGGCCTTGTGCCTGGCACCACTGAAGCAGAGCCTTGTAGGAGGGAGGCTGAGAAAgggctggaggaggaatggcattGCGTTAGCCGTGGGGAGGTTCGAAAAAGAGAAAGTAGTAATCATTCACCTGTCTAAAGGCCATGGGCGGGTCAGATGGGATGAGGCAGGAGAAGTGAGGTTTGGTTTCACATCCCAGATCCagtgtgggggagggaaggaaaagtaTTTCTGGAAAACCAGTACAGCagtgagaggagcctggggtcagaAAGGGGTGGGTGCAAAAGGTGGCTGGCCGGGGGGGATTTGGCTGAGGCTCTGTGCTGAGGCGGGGAGGGAGCCTGTAGAGAAAGCAAGTGGGAGACAGAGGTCTGAAGAGGTAGGGTCGTGGCCTCACTTGGGCAGGAGGGGCACTCTCCCTCTGAGACTAGATGTCCTGCTCGGGTTCAGGCAGCTGCTCTGAATATCCCGGGTTGTCCTAGCACGGAGATGAGGTCGGGTGGTGGGTGGTGTTTAGGAGGTCTAGCCCAGGGCCCCCCTGCGGATCCAGCTCTTCACTGGGATTCCTGGTCATTCAGAGGTCTTTGGCTGTGAGCTGCCAAGATGTACTCTGGCAGATGGAGGCTGGAAAGGTGGGACGGGAGTAGAGTGGCAGTCACAGAATTGCAGGGAAGCAGGAGGACCAGACTTGGGAGGATACTGGAGAGGATGCCAGGAGCCTGGAACCCTACCATAGGCCTGAGGTGAGGGAAGAGGCTCAGGAACCAGTCACTGTTGCTTGGTGGGACTGTTTTGGCCTTCCTCTGCTCCAATTCTGAAGTTCCAAGAGGGATCCCTTCTTAGGGCTGGGGAGGGTTCAGTGTTCCAAGCTGTGCCCTGTGGGAAGAAACACTGAGATGCAGTCTTCGAcagatggaaaagaccctggatcCCATTTACAgtgctttcctctctttctgtctctccctgtgGCTTCCTGAAGAGCATGAGCACCAGCAGGGAGGGGCCTCTGCTGGGATGGGAAAGCATACTGGTGCCTTCAGCTCTTTGCTGCTGTTCTTGCAGGTGCTGGGGGCCCTGTTCCTGGCCATCGGTCTCTGGGCCTGGAGTGAGAAGGTAAGGCAGCGGGATGTGGTGCAGGGCTACTATGGgctgagatggtgggatggccaGTCCCCACCACCTGCCTCTGTTCCCCCTGCACAGGGCGTTCTCTCCAACATCTCGGCACTGACAGATCTGGGAGGCCTTGACCCTGTGTGGCTGTTTGTGGTGGCTGGAGGCATCATGTCTGTGCTG is a genomic window of Ovis canadensis isolate MfBH-ARS-UI-01 breed Bighorn chromosome 5, ARS-UI_OviCan_v2, whole genome shotgun sequence containing:
- the EIF4E1B gene encoding eukaryotic translation initiation factor 4E type 1B, translated to MAAAHPAEEAEDGIQKWKKEEEKEEEEAAAGPCMGEEALRKAPEEGKLDLHPLLNRWALWFFKNDRSRAWQNNLHRVTKFNTVEDFWAIYNNIQLASKLSSGCDYALFKDGIKPMWEDSRNKRGGRWLVSLTKQQRHIELDHLWLETLLCLIGESFGEHSQEVCGAVINIRAKGDKIAVWTREAENQEGVLHIGRVYKERLGLSTKTIIGYQAHADTATKSNSLAKNKFVV